The sequence cccgcgttccctaaggcAAGGGAGAAAAGAATTAAGTCAGTTAAAGATTGGTCATGACCAAGAAGTGTTCACGTATTACGTCGTTTCGCTcctggatttttaaatattattcgtAGTCTACATAATCTCACTAAATTGCGCTTTTGTGTGGCACAAAGAACAAGAAAATGCATTCCAGCAACTAAATAGGAACCGTAATGTCAAATATCATCATCAATGGGTAAGAAAAGTGATTGCATACTATGAAAAAGTCCTCGGAAAGCCAGAAATAAATTACTGTGTGCCCAGACAGAAACTGTTTTCGGAAGACGCACCGTGATACAATACAAGACAGTTGATTTGTTTGCATGCAGCAGTACTTTCATTGGGATTATCCATCAATACTTACATCAGATTATTTCTGGTAGGCCTATTATTTCGCAATAAGCGTAAGTCGCTTGCTttcaattgtaatttttgtaacttGACAGCTATTTTCTCATTTTGTAACATCGTGAATTAATAAGGTCTTGCAAAATCACCTTGTGGCAAAAACGgtgtgttcgcgttggatcacACACAATTTAAAAACGTGACGGCACAGGGAGCTtctaaaattagtttaaatgaATGCGAAAGTGTATTGATTAtggtgaatattttgaaaaacaactaACCGTTTTCAAATACCaatcttaatttttcctttgtttggccagaaatataaataacagcCCTCGTATTCAAGTTGTTACTagagcagctgattttttttcaaatggatatatttttctattgttgCTTTGTTTACATTCTGATTACAATTTTGACAACCAAACACCAAATTGCGAAAACAAAGcatatgtaaattttattgctCCAGTGACTTCACCTTGGATATAATATTTTCCTTACATTTATAACATCTCAGAGTTGATGGTCTCTTCTGATACATTCTCATGGCAGCCagttctatgttaccggaatgactcgggtttttcccgcccaagggctgccgccccagtaaactagccatGTCTAGTGAACTGTTTATCCTCATCACTACTTCTGATATTCACCCTAAcggtaaaaaataaatcaaatttttaaattcataaatgTTGAACAGTAGTCAAACAAAAATGCTCCTTTATATGTGAATCATTTGACTTGGCTGTATAACTTCTAAATGACAGCAATGACCTAGGAATTGTATGTTCAAGTACGAGTATACAAAATCAATAATCAAATGTGTTTATATGCTATATAAACAGGCAAACCGAACAGAATAAGGGACTGTCGTTCTCTGCCTACCCTAccccgacagtcggttttacATTACCGGTTAACCGGGCTTATATCCGGCCTAGGACtgttactccagcagcattccccgtacatgtatgggaaatgtttatggtGCTACAACTACAAAAGGGACTTTGAATCAGGCCATGATGTGTTCGACTTGTGTATATGGCCTTTACAAAATAACATTTCGATTgagacaaaaatttaattttaaaaattcacatatttatgtatgtatgtaatatatctaatcaaatataaaatgtaTAGAATGAGTAAAGCAGTGCAACAAGACACATAGTTAACTCTACAATCCAGTAAAGTGAGATGTAATTTACAGAATtaacatttattttagttactaTTCTGATGCAATTTTGTTATTCCTCACCATTTTTGGAATCAATACACTCTTTATCCTTTTCCTCTTTATTCCCATTCAGATCTTCAACAGCTGTAGCTTCCAAACTTGTTCTAGGCTTAGCACCTTTTCGCTCAGGTAATGTTTCCATTATAGCTTCAGTCCAGGGCTTGCCTTCAGAAACACgcaacaatatttcaaaaactaaaatagtACAGTTGTTTTAGTTATGTAAAATATTACTTCACGGAATGTCTTGATATGCTAAATTACCGTGAAATGTGCTCAACACCGCACGTGTTTTCATATTCACGTGTTCGCTCAATGGTAGTCGCGCTGTACGTAGCCCCATTTCTGTCGCTCTTTTATGACACAAACCTTTATGATGATTATGATCAACCAGACCTCCAATCACATATACAGCTTCCGCTTCAATACGATCTAACACTGTATCCGATTCACAAGAGAGGTACACTATGTTGTCCTTTGGAAAAATATCTTGGTGTGTTTTGTCGAAATGATATTTCAAATGCCAGTTCTCCCAGCCATCATTTCGTTTAAGGCTGGTGTGAATTCGACCATCTGTTTTGATGCCAGTTACGTGCAGCTGACCAGGGCATTTGGAACGACGATTTATTGTATAAATACGCAGGCACTGTTTGATACATTTCGCCACGTCGCGATCGTGCATCAAGTCATCGTAGTCCAAATCGATTGCTATACTAAGCGTCCCCGACTGGAGTTGTCGCTTCTTTAACTCTTTTCGTGAAGGTCCGGAACGTATTGTTAGTCCTTGAGCCTGTGCCTCAAGtcgcttttgtttttgtctttcacGCTCTTTTAGCCGACGAACTTGTTTTAACTGCTCATATTTTTCCAATCTTTTCTGCTTTTTCAGTTGGTTTTTGCTTAAAGGAGTTGGTGGTGTTTCGCCAGGTCCCCGTAATTTGGTCTCACTTCTCGACTCATTCCCCTCTTGCGTATGGCTTTCGTCACCctcaattttctttaatttggttTGGGGCTCTGATACTTCTTCcggcattattgtttttatatttgattcgtTCAATGAGTTTTACAAAATCAGCTGACCGAAACATGTGGAGCATAAGTTGGTGTAGAAAGAGAGCAGATATGTTAAAAGTATTTGGAAAATTATGCTTTAGTGGCATTCACGAATCAGAACATCTACTTTGTTAAAAAGGTAACAGAGAAGATCTgctctaaaaaacaacaaaacacataTCAGTTCTTTTGTAACACAACTAATATGAAGAACATTTTACTTTAGCTTTTTAGCAAAATGCATCTCTGcaaaattaagaagagaaggATACTATTTCATAAGGTTGcaagaaaaaaacacacgtaatcTTAAAATCAGACTCTTTTAATATCTACATTTTATATTTGCTAAATCAGCTGTTTCATTAGCTCTTTTGCAAAGTTGAGACACTATTAAGCAGTACGTTTATGAGTTGTTCAACCATCCTGCTTCTAAACAATTACACCAAGCTAGTTGTCCTGATTCCTGAATACCCCCATTGGTAAGCAAAGAACTTAGTCATAAAGAGTGATTTTACGAGCGATTAGttggaacaaaaattatttgtgaaaaatgtatctaTCTTGAACAGCCTTTCATGTAAACAACCATTTTAGTAAGTGAAATGTAGTTAAAACGCGGTATAACGCTCTCGGCgttacaaaaaatttgtaatatggattttattcaatttattactTTAATAACAATCGTTAAGAAAGCCAATCGTTACAATTTCACTTCTGAAATAGACTCACATATAGTACAGAATGTACTCAAACCCAAGGTTGCTCGAACAAAAAgttgaattgttaaaaattggCTGGctatcagcatttttttttaaattaatagttGGGAGTCCATCTAAACCAAGAAATTGTTGCTTTTAACTTAAAGTTAGTTGCAAAATCGCCTCATGTAAATACCACGCATTGTcggataataatataatatgaaatTCTTAAACAAAAGCGGCTTTTAATAgatggaaatgaaaataaattcaatgtaGGTACGAGTTGACAGTTTACCTTAATCTACTGATCATTGCAAATACGAGTATCTAACAGTGGATTCTATTATTAAGATACGACTGCAAAACCATGTATTAAATTTGGCAAAATTCACAACTGATTCAGAAATTAACAGCGTTCACTGTAGATCCATTATTGAAGATAATTTCTTCCTAAAAATGGATGAATTGATGAAGAATGATGGATGAATGGCCAACGAACCCATTaactctttgaaataagtgtaCGATCGTATCTCCAGAAAGGAATCCGTTCACAAACATTTATGAAGCTTCTTCACACTATTACAGGAACATGTGGAAAGTTAAGTTAGGTTAATGCAAGCAATGAAGGATAGCAGGAATGCGCAATTGAAAGAAACTGCATAGAAAAGCTTTAGTTTAATTGTCGTTGAGCTGAAAGCCTCcgttgctagcgctgcgttatctttttgtttgtttagcaattttattgttatttaagcttttaaaaaataaaaataaataaataaaaaataattgtcgtTGGCACAATTCACCAACGTTGGCGCACTtcattttaataagtttttatagCAGAAATCACAATATATTAAGCAAAATATTCAGTTGAAAAGTACCCgtacacaaagaaatgaaagcaacatattaagaaattcattgtaaaaaaaaactaaaacattttaaacttttatgagaAGTGTTTGGTCAGTTAAAAACGCAATAATTAATGAATGGAGCTtcgatgaaattaatttttttatgtttgttttgtaaaatttaatttttaatgatgtgcttggggaaaaatatatagaaattgtagaaaaattactgatttaacatttctcataaaagtttaaaatgttttagttttttttacaatgaatttctTAATATGTTGCTTTCATTTCTGTATATACGGATACTTTTTCTGGCaagtgtacatacacacaacgaggatgtggcatcaaaatggtgcggaagcgctagttggattctagaagaatcaccacttaaaccaaccaacccaacCAACATACACACGattgtttgtaaacaaaaaatgaaaaccaaatTCTTAAATTACATAATTATTAGAGATATGTATGGACCGTGAGGGGTAAAAcattgatatttaaaaattttgaaatttgtatcaCGGTCCGTGGATCAAGTAAGAACTATTGATGCTTTATGATTGCTTAATTCGTTTCTATacgtcgtttttttttatcacgACGGACAATGAAAACGAATTTCTTCAGATATGGTTGTTGACGATACCAAGGGAGGAAATCTATTTGAAATCGGTTACTTTAACTTTCagaaacttttcaaattttcctgtttcatttttaaaacttttaatgacACTAcacaataattatattaattctGATGCCACAAATTTTGAACGGTAATGTTCATCGCACGCGTGACTAATCACTTTAGATTTTTTTCGTTATTCCAAATATCGCGAGAATTATTGAACGTGTAGCGTTCGCCTAAAAGTTGTATCGTTGTATTTGAATACAGCTCTGGTTCTTCTACCGTACAAGAAATGAAAAGCCGAGCGTGCGTCGTTTTGTGTCGTGCCAAATGTCAAACAATTCGAAACTATAATTAACGGCAGTTGCGTTTTTTCTTTCaatctaaaattttatgaaCGGTAGATTTGTTtgcgaaattttcaacaatccGAAAAATTACCATGAGAAATATATTATGTTAATTTAGGTAGTTcatattgttaatatattatCTATATAAAACGTGACGTAAGATAACAATTAAAACGTGCAGATTGAAATCGAAACTGAATAACTCCGACATTTTGAAAAAGCACCAAGGCGGCAAAAGAGTGATTAGTaaattttcatctttttttGCGGAAGCTTGCAATAAATAAGAACAGAAAAATTGTCAGTTAATGTATATTCGTGTTACAGTTTGTAATTACTGTTGTGCTGTCGTTttgtgaagaaataaaattacaaaattattttataatctaaaTTCAAAGTGAGCCTGGCGGTAGTCAGGTAGGCGGCAAAAGGAAAGAAGGAATAAGCTAAGATCCAAAAATTATTCTTTGCTAACATGGAAGTGCGTAACTGGAAAAAAGTTCTTTTACACTGGGTAAGCATTAAAATTGAGTTCACAGTTGCAGTTGTGAAATGAAGCCATGAGATTTATTTCTTCTGCATGCCCATTCATGCTCTTTCGTATTCACACAGATACAGGAGTGCGGGTTCGTTCCTGGTAACTATTTTAGCCTGGAACAAACAGACATTGACGAATTCTACAATAAATTTCGCATGAATCATAAATTGGTAAAAAACACAGCACCAGAAGGGAATCTAATTGATTTTCTGAAaggtaataaataatttaatagacaataaataaacattCTTCAACTTTCTGATATCACTTCCAGACCAATACGCGGATTACACGCCACTGCTGGATGCTGAAAACACACTCAATACAACTGAGTACATTTATGCTTACTCGCTCCTGTTGCATTTTTCCTGCGTAAAGTATCCAGAAACAAATTTCCATGATATCTGCAAAAGATTGTCTGTGAATAATCAGCGATATATTGCGGCGTTTTTCAATGAATTGCTAGATTGTCAGTCGATAAGCCGAGATAAGTTGTTGTATGTTATTGCGAGTACATCACTGAAATGTGCAAACACATCGGGGGGCTCTGGTAATGATAGTCACTCGAGCGGCAATAATTCGACTGGCAATAACTTTAATCTCCCCTCATCATCATATCCGCGAATGAGCTCGCCATGTCGGACATCACGCAATGCTTCAGGGAGTAGCAGTCCACGTATGGTGCCACCAACACCAAAGTCTGCGATGTTGGAGGAGCGAACGCGAGAGCTCTACAATTTGCGGGTAAGCAATCGAAAGAGGGGTGGATTTAATTTCaaactataaaaattatatgctgaaatttttgctttctaaaGGCTCAATTGGAGACCGAGCGATATGAGAAGGGACTACTGGAagtgcaaataaaacaaaatgaggataaaataagaaaattaagtaTGTGAtgtgttattttcttttactgTTAAATATTTAACTCCACTGCTTTGTAGATCAAGATCATAAAAAACTGCAGCAAACTATACAAGATTTAAGAAACGATATACTTACGCAAAGTACAGAAAGCAGTTCGCCAAGTAAAGATGGAGAGCAGGTGAGTGCATTTACTATTTTCCGTGTATGCTTTTATGTATGTAACAACAAAAGACTTAAAAAGAATCGTTGGAATATTTGAAAGCTGCTTTGCAATGCAGAAGAAGCAGAGTATTCCCAATGCAGTTGCAAAAGGAAGGCTGGaactataattatttataagcagtggttaaatttcaagggccgatgttgaatgtgaaccacacctaaacgtcaacgacaccgctggatttctttctttggggttatttgaaaaaaaggtgtacgttgataagccagcaacaattcaagagctaaaggatgagataattcggcacattcacggcatagaatctcaattatgcctcagcgtcatcgaaaaattAAACcctcggatggaggtgtgccgccgacgCCGCGGtgggccgatattttgttccatacgtttaccataccaatattatcataatagagagaaatgacaataatttcctaaaaaaattttattttattcaaaatcaacaccggcccttgaaacttaaccaccgtcgtcggtgatatttcgagaccaaacgtcaaaacagagaaaaataaagcaaccgCTTTTGCAACGAgcgtacagaatcgcaacaaagtcctcaagtcgcttgccggcagcacttggggcaaagacaaagaaatgttgctgtcgactttcaaagcaataggccgaccggttcttaaCTCTGCtgtgcctgtctggtcgcccggAATTAGTGATACGCAatggacgaagctccagacctgccaaaatatTGCTATTAGGACCGAGACAGAATGTCTCCTGATGACCCCAATACAACACGTGCATGACGAGGCTCACATGCTTCCTgtaaaggagcataacaaactgctcagcaagcagtttctgctagggtgtcaccgtaggccttacccatgcagacacctgcttgagcctgagccacctcccaggcacatctgGAGGCACTTCttggacaaaacagacagaccattccaggatcagacagtgtacAAACAGgacataaacgacattcatcgggagacccttaccaccttcttaagctcccgaccttcGAATGCCGTTAtgggagtccaaccaccacctattgcagacgaagagctccagcttccccgagagtcccgcgtaaccttggcacaattatgttctggatactgtagcaggttaaactcctacttatccagaatcgaccccgacatactaaacatatgtacggcatgtgaaggcaccccgcacgacactaaccaccttttcacaggccctatcaaacccactcatctaacacctctctccccctggacccaacccgtcgaaacagctagtttcctgggcctaccgttagatgggctagacgaagacgaccggtgattacactacactgacagggcgaagatactgctacaacaacaacaacttaaccaccctttataatttcatttattatacattttttatcttatttacaAGCTAAtagtaaattttgttcaaaactcCACGTAATTCTTATAAATGCTTAGATGAAACGTCGTCTATGTAGAGAGCTGACACTAAAAGAGGCGGAAATAGCAAATCTTACTGAAACACTCGGAAATCTGAACGAAGAAAAATCGTTGGTGCAAGAAAAGGtagctaaaaataattttttaatattgattatagataaattttttaaatgcataaatttatatttcagcTTAGTTTCGCTGATAAAAAAATCGTAGTTTGCATGGAGCGAATCGCACTACTGGACTTTAAAGTCGATGAGCTTACTGCTGAGTTAGAGGtacttttattaaacatttgaGTATCAAACAACTTGTCTCTAAAAAATGGTATTATTTCATTTCCAACAGCAAAAAGAGCAGACcatcaaatatttaaatgaaaataaacttgAACTAGAACAGTTTATTAATGAAACACGTTCAGCAGGGAATTGCTCGCGTCCCGACTATTTAGAAGCTTCATTCTCGCCAATCACCGATGCCAGTGGCAGCTCGACCAGTCCTGAAAATCTTGCACGCTCCGTTGTAGATGTGCAATTGCGCGAGAAGGAGCACGAAAATGCTGAACTGCGCGAAGAATTGGACTCGCTGAAGAACAGTAATAAACGCCTTGCCGATTTAATACGCACCTATACGCTGAAGCATGCGCAAGAATTGAATATTTCCACAATTGTGGAAAGAATTACAGCCAAAGAGCAGGAAAGTATAGAGTTTACACCATTTGAACGTCTCGATCATTTGGTCGAATTTGTGGATCACATAGGCATGCTTTTCAAAGACGAAAAAGGAAAAGCGGAAACCTTACAAGCTGatctgcaggctaaacaaaggcGAAACGATGAACTGAGTCGCAGGTTAATGGAGTTTGAGAAGGAGATTGCCGTACTTAATAAACAattgaataatttgaataataTGAACATGGAATTGGAGCAGGGCAAGAAGCGCATGCACGAAAAACTAGGGCGCTATGAACAAGAAAATGTGAAGATAAAAGAACAAAACTTCGCAGTGGTCGATAAGCTGGAGAGTCTTGCCAAAGATTACGACACCTACAAGAATAAGTGTGCCGCGCAGCACCATGAGTTTACGGCTCAAATTAGGAAATTGGAAAATGATGTAGAAGGACGTGAGAAAACGAATTCATCGCTAAAGAAAGTAAATGACGAACTCAATGTTGAAGTGGTTGCGCTGCGAAAGAAACTCGAAACGTTACAACAAAGTTTAACGAGCAATTCGGATGAGATACGAATATTGAATGAACGCGTGAAAGGTTACCAAAGCGAATTGGAAGCGCATGATAAGACTGAAAAAATGCTCaaggaaaaatatgaaaagattCTGGTACAGCACGAAGCCACCAAGCGGGATAGACGTGAGACTGCCGATCATTTGGAAGCGATGCGTAATAAAATAGCTGTGAAAGAATTTGAAATGGGTAAGATTGGCGCTGAAATAATTGAAGTGCGCAAGAAAAATGTCGAACTGGAGACGCGCATCGACACGCTCACGACAGAATTCAAAACGGAGAAGCACAACTCAGAATTGGCCATAAATTCGCGCGATGAACGCATAAGGAAAATCTCAGAAGAGCGCGATAAGTTAGAAGAATGCGCCAACAAACTGAAGAGTGAACAAGAACTGGCCGAAAAGGAATTAAAAGCGTCGAAGGAAGACCTGGGGGCAGCACTCAAAACGTTCAATGCTTTAGCTGTGCTATTTTGTGCTGATGAAACTGATGCCTCGGTAAACTTGGCGCAAAAACTGGGAGATGTGGTAGCCAATGCAAAGCGCTTACACGAGGACAAACTCGCACTTGATAGCAAATTAGAGTTGATGAGCGCTAAACACAGCGAGACAGTCTCGAAAATGGTGGCAATGGAAGATGACATGAAGAACCTCATACTGGCCAAGGAGGAATTGGAAATCAACTACAAAGCGCTATTAGAACAGAGTGAGCTGAAGTTGAATCATGCGGAAGCACAACTAAAAATATACGAAGAAGATATAGAAAACATGAAGGAGGCGTTGAAGCAGGTAACCGCAGAGATGGAAAATTCGCTGCAGTCGAACATCGAAGACCACACCGCGCGTGTTATGGAACTTGGAGTTGAGCACGATCATGTTGTCAACTCGCTCAGGGAGGAACTGAACTCAGCTAAAGTGGAACTATGCGCTAAAGAGCACGAGCTGCAGACGCTTTTGGAGGAGAGTAGAGAGGTCAAGAAGAAACTGGACGAGAGCGTACAACGCCTAGAAGCAGTGCAGCAGGAGCAGACTCAAATTGGTCAAAGCAGCGCTGAAAAGCTTAAAGCGCTCGAAGAGCAGATGGAAGTGGTAGTAggcgaaaataaaaaactgctGCAAGAAATCGACTGCTTCAAAGCTGAGCACGCAAAGGTCAATGCGAAAATCGACCAGGCTGATAACGCTTTGAACGATATAAACGGGCAGCTGTTGCAGGAGGTCAACAGTAACCACGAATTGTGCGCGAAACTAAAGGCAAGTGAGTCGCGTCTATATGAAACCGAACAAAAACTCGAGAGCATACTGAAGGAAAAGTCAAATACCATAAATGGACTGAAAACCGCATACGAAAGTCAAACAGCAGTGCTGAAACGTTCTGAAAGCCAATTGAATGCTTTGGAAAAGTCGACACTAAAACAAACGCAATCCATTGCTACACTGCAGCAAAGCCTACAAAAGGCCATCGATGAGAAGGAGCGTTTAGCAAAGGATTTTACGTCGGTTTCCTCACAGATGCAGCGCGAACAAGAAGAAAAATCTGCCTTGTTAGCTTCGTTGGAGCAAACTGCGGATCAGTTGAAAATAGCCATTTGCGAGAAGGACCAGAAGGCAATTATATTGGAGAAGAGTTGTGCCGAATTGAATAACCACATCAGAGATGCGAATGAGCTGTGCGCCAAATTGCAAACCGATCTGTCGGAAAAGGAAGCACTAGTGCAGCGTATGCAAGAGGAACAGGAGCACGAGCGCGACAATTGGCAAACGAAATTTTCGGAAATGATGCGCATGTTGACCGAGCAGTCAGTTGAGCAGGAGAACATCGATAGCATTTTGCAGCAGATCACTGCCGCCATAGAGAACCATAATAACTTGGCGGGTGATGGCGACAAGATGCCAGAAGTGGTCGATGAGTGTTTCAAGGTGGCAGAGAATGACAAGGACACGCTGCTGGGCAAACTACGCATCGCGCTGAATCGCCTGCTGCATGGCATCTCGCACTTGCATACGCAGCTCGACCAAATCGAACAGAAGCGTCAGGGCGCGGTTGAGGTTTTGGAAAAGGCAAACGA comes from Anastrepha ludens isolate Willacy chromosome 3, idAnaLude1.1, whole genome shotgun sequence and encodes:
- the LOC128857138 gene encoding GRIP and coiled-coil domain-containing protein 2 isoform X2, with amino-acid sequence MEVRNWKKVLLHWIQECGFVPGNYFSLEQTDIDEFYNKFRMNHKLVKNTAPEGNLIDFLKDQYADYTPLLDAENTLNTTEYIYAYSLLLHFSCVKYPETNFHDICKRLSVNNQRYIAAFFNELLDCQSISRDKLLYVIASTSLKCANTSGGSGNDSHSSGNNSTGNNFNLPSSSYPRMSSPCRTSRNASGSSSPRMVPPTPKSAMLEERTRELYNLRAQLETERYEKGLLEVQIKQNEDKIRKLNQDHKKLQQTIQDLRNDILTQSTESSSPSKDGEQMKRRLCRELTLKEAEIANLTETLGNLNEEKSLVQEKLSFADKKIVVCMERIALLDFKVDELTAELEQKEQTIKYLNENKLELEQFINETRSAGNCSRPDYLEASFSPITDASGSSTSPENLARSVVDVQLREKEHENAELREELDSLKNSNKRLADLIRTYTLKHAQELNISTIVERITAKEQESIEFTPFERLDHLVEFVDHIGMLFKDEKGKAETLQADLQAKQRRNDELSRRLMEFEKEIAVLNKQLNNLNNMNMELEQGKKRMHEKLGRYEQENVKIKEQNFAVVDKLESLAKDYDTYKNKCAAQHHEFTAQIRKLENDVEGREKTNSSLKKVNDELNVEVVALRKKLETLQQSLTSNSDEIRILNERVKGYQSELEAHDKTEKMLKEKYEKILVQHEATKRDRRETADHLEAMRNKIAVKEFEMGKIGAEIIEVRKKNVELETRIDTLTTEFKTEKHNSELAINSRDERIRKISEERDKLEECANKLKSEQELAEKELKASKEDLGAALKTFNALAVLFCADETDASVNLAQKLGDVVANAKRLHEDKLALDSKLELMSAKHSETVSKMVAMEDDMKNLILAKEELEINYKALLEQSELKLNHAEAQLKIYEEDIENMKEALKQVTAEMENSLQSNIEDHTARVMELGVEHDHVVNSLREELNSAKVELCAKEHELQTLLEESREVKKKLDESVQRLEAVQQEQTQIGQSSAEKLKALEEQMEVVVGENKKLLQEIDCFKAEHAKVNAKIDQADNALNDINGQLLQEVNSNHELCAKLKASESRLYETEQKLESILKEKSNTINGLKTAYESQTAVLKRSESQLNALEKSTLKQTQSIATLQQSLQKAIDEKERLAKDFTSVSSQMQREQEEKSALLASLEQTADQLKIAICEKDQKAIILEKSCAELNNHIRDANELCAKLQTDLSEKEALVQRMQEEQEHERDNWQTKFSEMMRMLTEQSVEQENIDSILQQITAAIENHNNLAGDGDKMPEVVDECFKVAENDKDTLLGKLRIALNRLLHGISHLHTQLDQIEQKRQGAVEVLEKANDKLNSQLLSRNAEITELQQQLVGERKRSALTDSLKSELHNLKDAREKLKSQVVQLEHESAIVKEQHQNAAAALERLQQEKAELKMELQRANENVTRLIQGSDTLRQEKDSLVEQLQELRQQLTQTSAQHSSTESMVKNILQNSTTLERKLDSTEKELKLLRAQLQTLESKKEELAAENVKLRESQEASKKRIEKISIKLGDTQARCSKVEHENEKLNESLNASKVATEKLKREKTLLENEKQTLQRSQQQLINKVNQLEQIKTLLETEKKKLETAEADATARLTKLDKNRQLNEEKIRKLNYSLETTEASNVRLNHEIGAINSELNKLRQTISADRTAEDLEKAIHERDEALARAYEFEALAQKLQTDAQHLQEQNSNINDQLAKISLALQISQEKCEALDQQLRNLAIDMCALKEEKVQIETEHLYTCAKLKEYEINSDNLRSERDEKVLTLEAEAEQLRKELCRKTDEISTLQGERDSLRNGNKEESVEVVQLRERLHVTEALAESEKKANAQLRIDNQIFQAKYQEIKQRLQASEERIKENRLEMEGKLEKMKNKMEGPHSLDDSMSALLSTTSGGGARKKLTGITNYKRPGPPTPSKHGGRLSLGSSEPPREILKEVNLQGGSSAKTPVRFGFFASKFSMGHSNSRDETAKLSTDLLKVVQQKNFQAMCLKSRENICTSTPRKSQSHFDRRCLFNQIMALSGSSMVSLTVEKDRTVNAANAPPTLSLADISGINHAGGSLSHLKMLEQQRIIRKRRTSLLRLQIGRQLKHLPNSSKLSSETPSTGTPQTPTKNKRIHHKSFKGNIKVSGTTTSTTSVTSATATTTTTTASSGDVLGRKSGVGGRHSRRHKRDRGPRLSLYACGSSYRTPNRNKLREQMRKKAHKQRRDNFNLGRAIEIDNRLTGGSLDFDSVRVSEEINDSHSYQLNATIVLSEKCDQPEAYDIPEYTSNYFSEIVAGSTEIIEEGSAEGVTLSPNCFETNISSDRAYNSNDTQSALDEKTKRNHSVNSVSTDVNTTTYSIHESDYNNESTSSSLNITLPVDQNMEHEAVDEPSTLEEIEEFDARYKHFAELASQTESAAPFVVSDVDLSVVALPPHSQQAEKQNHSITYTMAPNRATMSVGVAKALNMDEQNCDDREVQITLVDVVRLWSSLWARMDQQLQLTVFLVIFAPLIALIYVVFSS